In Micromonospora inyonensis, the genomic window GCTGAAGGACCGGCTGGTCCGCGCCGCCAAGCAGGACTGGAGCCGCTGAACCTCATCGGACGCGGGCGCCGGGCCGAGCCCGGGTCAACAGCCCTGTCGGCCGCTGCTGATCTGGTATCGGTAGCCCTGCCAGTCGATGTAGCCGACGGCCGCGACGCAGTAGTTCGCGGTGCCGGTCACACCTCGCGGTCCCGCATAGTAGGCGTAGTTGCCGAAGTCCGCACTGGAACTGACCGCCACCGTGCACGGCTGCCCCTCACCGGACCGCTCCGTGCACCGGTAGGCGCGTACGTAGGTCGGCGCGGCTACGCCGTACGCGGCGCCCTTGTGGTAGAAGCACGCGCTGTTCGTGCCGCCGTCGGAGGTGTTGTAGAAGATCGTCAACTCGCCCGGACCGTAGGTCTTGCTGTAGGTGACGGTCCCGGAGCACGAGACGGCGGCCTGTGCGGCTGACCCGGTGGTGACGACCAACCCACCACTGACGACCACCAGGGCCAGGACGAGTGCGAGAACGCTGCGACCGTGACGCAAGATCTGCTCCCTTCGGTGCGCTCGACAGGCGAAGTGCCTGTAGCGGCAAACTTTGCCAAGAATGAGCAGGCAGGTCGATACCGGGCACCTGTCGAATCAACGACAGGCACTGGTGGTGTCCACAGGCTGACCGGGTTATCCACAGCCTCCGGGCCGGTTGTCCACAGGTTGTGCACAGCCGGCCCGGAGGCCGGCCGGGGCTTGACATTCGGGTGGGGGCGGCGAGACTGCGTCAGTGGCCGCCCCCACCGACCCCGTACCGGCCCCTCGGCGACCGGAGCCGCGCCCTCGGACGCGGATCGTGCTCGCCGAGGTGTCCCGGCGGGGTGCCGACCGGACCCGCAGCGAGCTGACCGAGCAGACCCGAGTCGGCGAGGCGCTGGTCCGGGGCCTGGTCCGGGCCCAGCTCGCGCTGGCCCTGCGGCTGGCCGTGGTGGTGCTGATCGGCCTCGGCGGGCTCCCCTGGCTCTTCGCCATCGCACCCACGGTCGGCCGCGTGACGCTCTTCGGGGTCAACCTGCCGTGGCTGCTGCTCGGGGTGGCCGCCTTCCCGTTCCTGGTCGCGGTCGGCTGGGCGTACGTGCGGTTGGCCGAACGGAACGAGCAGGACTTCAGCGACCTCGTCCAGCGGCCGGAGCGCTGAGGTGGACAACGGGTACGTGGTGCCGGCGCTCGTGGCGGTCACCCTGGCCACGTTCGCCATCGGCTTCTACGGGCTGCGGGTCGCCCGGACCACCTCCGACTTCCTGGTCGCCTCGCGCGCGGTCAGCCCGACCTGGAACGCCGCCGCGATCGGCGGGGAGTACCTCTCCGCGGCCTCCTTCCTCGGCATCGCCGGGCTGATCCTCAAGTACGGCGTCGACGTGCTCTGGTACCCGGTCGGTTTCGCCGCCGGCTACCTCGCGCTGCTGCTGTTCGTGGCCGCGCCGCTGCGCCGCTCCGGGGCGTTCACCCTGCCGGACTTCTGCGAGCTACGGCTGCACTCGCGCCGGCTCCGGGCACTCGCCACCGTCTTCGTGATCTTCATCGGTTGGCTCTACCTGGTGCCGCAGCTCCAGGGGGCGGGGCTCACGCTGACCACGCTGACCGGCTCGCCGTACCCGGTCGGGGCGCTGGTCGTCGCCGTGGTGGTCATCGCGAACGTGGCACTCGGCGGGATGCGCGCGATCACCTTCGTCCAGGCGTTCCAGTACTGGCTGAAGCTCACCGCGCTCGCCGTACCGGTGATCTTCCTGGTGTTGCAGTGGCAGGCCGACGGCCGCCCCGCGGTGACCCCGCCCGACGGGCCGGCGTTCCGGACCGCGACCACCGTCGTGGTCGACCATCCGGCGACCCTCACCCTCGCCGACGGCACCACCCGCGAGGTACGCCCCGGCGACGAGCTGACCTTCGACGCCGGGGCCCCGGTGCCGGAGGTCTCCGGCGTGGTCACCGATGCCGCCGACTGGCTGCTGCCGAGCACCGCCGGGGACGACGACCGGGGGCTCTTCGGCACGTACTCGCTGATCCTGGCCACCTTCCTCGGCACCATGGGACTGCCGCACGTGCTGGTCCGCTTCTACACCAACCCGGACGGCGCGGCGGCCCGGCGGACCACGCTGGTGGTGCTGGCCATGGTCGGGGCCTTCTACCTGCTGCCCACCCTCTACGGGGTGCTCGGCCGGGTCTACACCCCGCAGCTGCTGGTGACCGGGCAGACCGACGCGGTGGTGGTGCTGCTGCCCGGTGCCGCGCTCGGCGACGGTACGACCGGGCGGCTGCTCGCCGCGCTGGTCGCCGCCGGGGCGTTCGCGGCGTTCCTGTCCACCTCGTCCGGGCTGCTCACCAGCGTCGCCGGGGTGATCTCCACCGACGTGCTCGGACGCGGCTCGGTACGCGGCTTCCGGCTGGCCACCGTGATCGCCGGGGCGGTACCGGCGCTGCTGGCGCTGAACGTCTCGGGGATGGACGTCTCCCAGGTGATCGGGCTCGCGTTCGCGGTGGCCGCGTCCAGCTTCTGCCCGCTGCTGGTGCTCGGCATCTGGTGGCGGGGACTGACCGACGTGGGGGCCGCCGCCGGCATCCTCGCCGGTGGCGGGACGGCCGTCACCGCCGTACTGCTGACCGTCGTCGGTCCGCCCCTGGCCGGCTGGCCGGCGACGCTCGTCGCCCAGCCGGCCGCCTGGACGGTCCCGCTCGCGTTCACGGTGATGGTGGCGGTCTCGGTGGCTTCCCGCCGCCGCGTCCCCACCGACGTCGCCACCACCATGCTCCGCCTGCACACCCCGGAGTCCCTGCGCCTGTAGCCCTGTAGCCCCGCTGGGCTTCGGGTGGCGTGGAAGCAGGGGTCCCCTGTTACCGCTTTTTGTCGAGGAAGGGTCCCCTGCAACCACCTCAGCGGCACCGGAGTCGTAGGTCGAGATCGTCCCTGAGCAGGAGAGACCGGTGGCCTCCGGCGGATAGTTTCGGGGCATGACTTCTGCGCGCCCGGCCCTGCAACTGCGTGGGCTGGCCAAACGGTTCGACAGCAAGGTCGCGGTGGCGGGCGTCGACCTCGACGTCCCGGCCGGCTCGTTCTACGGGCTGCTCGGCCCGAACGGCGCCGGCAAGACCACCACCCTGTCGATGGCCGTCGGCCTGCTGAGGCCGGACGCCGGTGGCGCCTGGGTGCTCGGGCACGACGTCTGGGGTGACCCGGTCCGCGCCAAGCAACTGCTCGGAGTGATGCCGGACGGCGTACGCCTCTTCGACCGGCTCAGCGGCGCGGAGCTGCTGGCGTACCACGGGCTGTTGCGCGGCATGGACCCGACGGTGGTCGACCAGCGGGCGGCGGAGCTGCTCGACGTGCTGGCCCTGAACGACGCCGGGCGGACCCTGGTGGTCGACTACTCGGCCGGGATGAAGAAGAAGATCGGACTGGCCTGCGCGCTGCTGCACGGCCCCCGGCTGCTGGTGCTGGACGAGCCGTTCGAGGCGGTCGACCCGGTCTCGGCGGCGTTGATCCGCGACATCCTGCACCGGTACGTCGTCGGCGGCGGGACGGTGGTCTTCTCCAGCCACGTCATGGAGGTCGTGGAGCGGCTCTGCTCGCACGTGGCCATCCTCGCCGAGGGGACGATCAAGCGGGTCGGCACCCTCGACGACGTGCGCGGGGAGCGTTCGCTGGAGCAGGTCTTCGTGGAGGTGGTCGGCGGGCGCACCGCGACGGGCGAGGAGTTGTCGTGGCTGTCCCGGTGACGGCACCCGCCGAGCGGATCCGTGCCGTTTCGGCCCGCCACTTCGTCCGGCTCAAGCTGCGGGTGATGGGCAACAACTTCCGGGGTCAGGGCTGGCGGGTCGCCCTCTTCGTCGGCGGCGTGATCGCCGGGCTCTGGTTCGGCGGGACCGGCTTCTTCCTGCTGGCCGCCCCCGGGCTGGCCGGCGAGTCCCGGTACGCGCTGATGACCGCCGCGTTCGGCGGGGGCCTGCTGGTGCTCGGCTGGCTGCTGCTGCCGCTGGTCTTCTTCGGTGTGGACGAGACGCTCGACCCGGCCCGGTTCGCGCTGCTGCCGCTTTCCCGGCGCACCCTGGTGACCGGCCTGTTCGCCGCCGCGCTGGTCAGCGTGCCGGCGGTGGCGACGCTGCTCGCCACGACCGGGCTGGTGGTCACCGCCGGGGCGCTCGGCGGTCCGGCGGCGGCCGTGGCCGCCGCCGTCGGGGTGGTCGCCGGGCTGCTGCTCTGCGTCGCGGCCAGCCGGGCGATCACCAGCGCCTTCGCCACCATGTTGCGCTCCCGGCGGGTACGCGACCTGGCGGCCGTACTGCTGGCGGCGCTCGCCGCGCTGCTCGGTCCGTTGCAGCTCGTGGTACTGGCCGCCGTGCAGGACGCCGACTGGGACCGGCTGGCCGGGGTGGCCCGGGTGGTCGGCTGGACCCCGCTCGGCGCGCCCTGGACGCTCGGCATCGACGTGGCCGAGGGGCGGGCGTGGACCGTCCCGGTGAAACTGCTGATCACCGTGGCTGCCGTCGGCGGGTTGCTGCTGTGGTGGTCCCGGTCGCTGGAGTCGGCGATGGTCGGGGCGGCACGTTCCGGGCCGGCCAGGACCCGCCGCGGCCCGGTCGGCGGAGCGGTCGCGCAGCTCTTCCCGCGTGCGGTGGGCTGGAGCCGGCGGGACCGGTTCGGCGCGCTGGTCGCACGGGAGTGCCGTTACTGGTGGCGGGACGCCCGGCGGCGGGCAAATCTGATCACGATCGCGGTGGTCGGCATCTTCGTGCCGGTGATGGTCAACGCTGGCGGAATCACCTTCTCGACCGGGGAGGGTGCGGAACTGACCACCCCCGGCTCCTCCCCGGTGACGGTCAGCATCTCGATGATCTTCGTTGGGGTGCTCGCCTCGGTCACCCTGGCCAACCAGTTCGGCTTCGACGGCAGCGCGTACGCGGCCAACGTGGTCGCCGGGGTGCCCGGTCGGCTGGAGCTGCGCGCCCGGATGACCGCGTTCACGGTGTACGTGCTGCCGATGCTGGCCGTCGTCGCGGTCCTCCTGGCGGTGCTGCTGGGCCGGCCGGCGTGGCTGGGCCTGATGGCCGGTAGCCTCTTCGCCGCGTACGGGGTGGGCCTGGCGATCAACGGGTACGTCTCGATCCTGGGGGCGTACTCGCTGCCGGAGACGAGCAACCCCTTCGCGGTGAACAGCGGGGCCGGCATCGCCAAGGGACTGCTCACCCTGCTGTCGATGCTCGTCTCGACGGTGACGGCGGTGCCGATGGTGGTCGCGGCGGCGCTGCTCGGGGACGCCTGGCTCTGGCTGGCCGCGCCGCTGGGTCTCGGGTACGGGCTGGGCGCGGCGCTGCTCGGCGCGTACCTCGCCGGTGACGTGCTCGACCACCGGATGCCGGAGCTGCTGACGGCGGTGACACCCCGCCGCTGACCGGGCGCGCTACTCGCTCCGCTGTGTGGCTGCGTGGTGCTGGCCGGGCGCTCCGCTCAGCGCAGGCGCAGGAAGGCGTAGAGCATGCGGCTGTCGGTGGCGCTGGTGACGCTGACCAGCTCCCACCCGAAGTGGGAGAGGTACTCGACGGCCTCCAGGAGTTGGGTGATGGAGCTGCTCGCCATTCGCGGCCGGGTGACGACCGCGAGGTGCCGGTGCGGGTAGCCGCGGAAGTCCACCTCGTTCCGGAGCACGGATTCCGCGATGACGAGTCGACTGCTGGCGAGCTGCTGCGGTGTCACAGGGGCCATGCCCAGCACGATAGAGGCCACCCGCATCCCCCGCTGGTCAGCCGCCACCCGGCCGGCAGCCGGCGACCCGTGCCCGGCTTGGCCGACGGCGGCACAATGGGCCGATGCCCGTCGTCGAATCGGTCGTCACCGTCCCCGTGCCCCCGGAACTGGCGTTCGCCGTGTCGCAGACCGTCGGGTCGGTGCGCTACCGGTGGGACCCGTTCGTCCGGGAACAGCACTTCGCCGACGGGGCGACCCGGCCCGGCAAGGGGGTACGCACGGTCACCCGCTCCCGGCACGGGCTGCTCATGGTCAGCGAGTACGTCTCGTACGTCCCGCCGAGTCACGTGGGGATGAAGATGGTCCGGGGCCCGTGGTTCTTCGAGGTGTTCGCCGGCGGCTGGCGGTTCGCCCCCGGCCCCGAGCCGGACACCACGGTCGCCACCTGGCGGTACAACTTCCGCTGCCGTCCGGCGTTCCTGCGGCCGGTGGCGGAGCGGATCGGGACGTGGCTGCTCGGCCGGGACATCCGCCGCCGGATCGCCGGCTTCGCGGCCGGCTGCGCCGACCCGGTGGTGGTGGCCGCCGCCGCCCGGCCCGATAGCGAGCGGTGAGGCCCACGGAACCGCCGGCCGGGTCACAATGTTTCACGTGAATCATCAGCCGGGCGCGGAGATCCACCACGTCGATCCGTTCGCCACGCCGGCCGGGGAGCGGTCACCGGCCCGCCGGC contains:
- a CDS encoding ABC transporter ATP-binding protein; translated protein: MTSARPALQLRGLAKRFDSKVAVAGVDLDVPAGSFYGLLGPNGAGKTTTLSMAVGLLRPDAGGAWVLGHDVWGDPVRAKQLLGVMPDGVRLFDRLSGAELLAYHGLLRGMDPTVVDQRAAELLDVLALNDAGRTLVVDYSAGMKKKIGLACALLHGPRLLVLDEPFEAVDPVSAALIRDILHRYVVGGGTVVFSSHVMEVVERLCSHVAILAEGTIKRVGTLDDVRGERSLEQVFVEVVGGRTATGEELSWLSR
- a CDS encoding ABC transporter permease is translated as MAVPVTAPAERIRAVSARHFVRLKLRVMGNNFRGQGWRVALFVGGVIAGLWFGGTGFFLLAAPGLAGESRYALMTAAFGGGLLVLGWLLLPLVFFGVDETLDPARFALLPLSRRTLVTGLFAAALVSVPAVATLLATTGLVVTAGALGGPAAAVAAAVGVVAGLLLCVAASRAITSAFATMLRSRRVRDLAAVLLAALAALLGPLQLVVLAAVQDADWDRLAGVARVVGWTPLGAPWTLGIDVAEGRAWTVPVKLLITVAAVGGLLLWWSRSLESAMVGAARSGPARTRRGPVGGAVAQLFPRAVGWSRRDRFGALVARECRYWWRDARRRANLITIAVVGIFVPVMVNAGGITFSTGEGAELTTPGSSPVTVSISMIFVGVLASVTLANQFGFDGSAYAANVVAGVPGRLELRARMTAFTVYVLPMLAVVAVLLAVLLGRPAWLGLMAGSLFAAYGVGLAINGYVSILGAYSLPETSNPFAVNSGAGIAKGLLTLLSMLVSTVTAVPMVVAAALLGDAWLWLAAPLGLGYGLGAALLGAYLAGDVLDHRMPELLTAVTPRR
- a CDS encoding cation acetate symporter codes for the protein MDNGYVVPALVAVTLATFAIGFYGLRVARTTSDFLVASRAVSPTWNAAAIGGEYLSAASFLGIAGLILKYGVDVLWYPVGFAAGYLALLLFVAAPLRRSGAFTLPDFCELRLHSRRLRALATVFVIFIGWLYLVPQLQGAGLTLTTLTGSPYPVGALVVAVVVIANVALGGMRAITFVQAFQYWLKLTALAVPVIFLVLQWQADGRPAVTPPDGPAFRTATTVVVDHPATLTLADGTTREVRPGDELTFDAGAPVPEVSGVVTDAADWLLPSTAGDDDRGLFGTYSLILATFLGTMGLPHVLVRFYTNPDGAAARRTTLVVLAMVGAFYLLPTLYGVLGRVYTPQLLVTGQTDAVVVLLPGAALGDGTTGRLLAALVAAGAFAAFLSTSSGLLTSVAGVISTDVLGRGSVRGFRLATVIAGAVPALLALNVSGMDVSQVIGLAFAVAASSFCPLLVLGIWWRGLTDVGAAAGILAGGGTAVTAVLLTVVGPPLAGWPATLVAQPAAWTVPLAFTVMVAVSVASRRRVPTDVATTMLRLHTPESLRL
- a CDS encoding SRPBCC family protein translates to MPVVESVVTVPVPPELAFAVSQTVGSVRYRWDPFVREQHFADGATRPGKGVRTVTRSRHGLLMVSEYVSYVPPSHVGMKMVRGPWFFEVFAGGWRFAPGPEPDTTVATWRYNFRCRPAFLRPVAERIGTWLLGRDIRRRIAGFAAGCADPVVVAAAARPDSER